Proteins encoded within one genomic window of Oryza glaberrima chromosome 12, OglaRS2, whole genome shotgun sequence:
- the LOC127757688 gene encoding F-box/LRR-repeat protein At3g48880-like produces MDTGEEEAAAAVARWGDMDADCLVEIFRRLPLDDVAAAAPLVCRSWRAAARDASLWRALDLRGGGGAAARFMPWSPLGAAFAARYGVRRFTFAGYLRLCVARAAGRAAELALPPLLGAPDLDLVSLRCTELRRVALPALSAADDARLPGLVARWRRLEHLELEHRPASFPATAARVGAGCPGFSSLKMAGAIRDVDAAAMAASLPRLKRLCLDGCYLPRHELLAVIHGCLELESLSAKHCVGFDEGDEEVAREAAMIGRLEVGGSRLVDKFDQRDVDGLDDDTSSYVDVM; encoded by the coding sequence ATGGAcaccggagaggaggaggcggcggcggcggtggcgcggtggggAGACATGGACGCCGACTGCCTCGTCGAGATCTTCCGGCGGCTGCCGCTCGACgacgtggccgcggcggcgccgctggtgTGCCGGTcgtggcgcgccgcggcgcgcgacgCGTCGCTGTGGCGGGCGCTcgacctccgcggcggcggcggcgccgccgcgcgcttcaTGCCGTGGTCGCCGCTGGGCGCCGCGTTCGCCGCGCGCTACGGCGTCCGCCGCTTCACCTTCGCGGGCTACCTCCGCCTCTGcgtcgcgcgcgccgcgggccgcgccgccgagctcgccctCCCGCCGCTGCTCGGCGCGCCCGACCTGGACCTCGTGTCGCTCCGGTGCACGGAGCTGAGGAGGGTCGCCCTCCCGGCGCtgtccgccgccgacgatgcgCGGCTGCCCGGCCTCGtcgcgcggtggcgccgcctcgAGCACCTGGAGCTCGAGCACAGGCCGGCGTCgttcccggcgacggcggcgcgcgtcggcgccggctGCCCAGGCTTCTCCAGCCTCAAGATGGCCGGCGCCATCCGCGACGTGGacgccgcggccatggcggcgtcgcTGCCGCGCCTCAAGCGCCTCTGCCTCGACGGCTGCTACCTGCCAAGGCACGAGCTCCTCGCCGTCATCCATGGCTGCCTCGAGCTGGAGTCGCTGAGCGCGAAGCACTGCGTGGGGTTCGACGAGGGAGACGAGGAGGTGGCGAGGGAGGCCGCCATGATCGGGAGGCTCGAGGTTGGAGGGTCGAGATTGGTCGACAAGTTTGACCAGCGTGACGTGGACGGCCTGGATGATGACACGTCGTCCTACGTGGACGTCATGTGA
- the LOC127757800 gene encoding auxin-responsive protein SAUR77-like isoform X1, whose amino-acid sequence MNRFRNVLLRKCKSLSRSLSRSSSYRNLRSMSTREHVVAGGDGGIVGGGDSKAVSAGGDGAVVFVGSSRRRYVISNKHLSHPLIAALIDDDVPAAAAGDGKEGGGGGGVVERRRSTSAATTTSSSTKPIAVNCEVVLFDHLLWMLDNAVDLRAGGDGDDDDAAMRELAQLYAY is encoded by the coding sequence ATGAACAGGTTCAGAAATGTGTTGCTACGAAAGTGCAAGAGCCTGTCACGCTCTCTCTCGAGGTCGAGCTCCTACAGGAACCTCCGATCCATGTCCACCCGGGAgcacgtcgtcgccggcggcgatggcggcattgtcggcggcggcgacagcaaggcggtgtcggccggcggcgacggggcggtGGTGTTCGTcgggagctcgcggcggcgctaCGTGATCAGCAACAAGCACCTCAGCCACCCGCTGATCGCCGCGCtcatcgacgacgacgtcccggcggcggccgccggagacggaaaagaaggcggcggcggcggtggggtggttgagaggaggaggtcgacgtcggcggcgacgacgacgtcgtcgtcgacgaagCCGATCGCCGTCAACTGCGAGGTCGTGCTGTTCGACCACCTGCTGTGGATGCTGGACAACGCCGTCGacctccgcgccggcggcgacggcgacgacgacgacgccgccatgAGAGAGCTCGCCCAGCTCTACGCCtactag
- the LOC127757800 gene encoding auxin-responsive protein SAUR77-like isoform X2, whose translation MHMFRNVLLRKCKSLSRSLSRSSSYRNLRSMSTREHVVAGGDGGIVGGGDSKAVSAGGDGAVVFVGSSRRRYVISNKHLSHPLIAALIDDDVPAAAAGDGKEGGGGGGVVERRRSTSAATTTSSSTKPIAVNCEVVLFDHLLWMLDNAVDLRAGGDGDDDDAAMRELAQLYAY comes from the exons ATGCATAT GTTCAGAAATGTGTTGCTACGAAAGTGCAAGAGCCTGTCACGCTCTCTCTCGAGGTCGAGCTCCTACAGGAACCTCCGATCCATGTCCACCCGGGAgcacgtcgtcgccggcggcgatggcggcattgtcggcggcggcgacagcaaggcggtgtcggccggcggcgacggggcggtGGTGTTCGTcgggagctcgcggcggcgctaCGTGATCAGCAACAAGCACCTCAGCCACCCGCTGATCGCCGCGCtcatcgacgacgacgtcccggcggcggccgccggagacggaaaagaaggcggcggcggcggtggggtggttgagaggaggaggtcgacgtcggcggcgacgacgacgtcgtcgtcgacgaagCCGATCGCCGTCAACTGCGAGGTCGTGCTGTTCGACCACCTGCTGTGGATGCTGGACAACGCCGTCGacctccgcgccggcggcgacggcgacgacgacgacgccgccatgAGAGAGCTCGCCCAGCTCTACGCCtactag
- the LOC127756872 gene encoding uncharacterized protein LOC127756872 translates to MATARTLAAAAGAARAFSSTATSGGGVSMVQGASRGIGLEFVRQLLKRSDEGRVVATCRAPDSAVELQKLRQEHEQRLAVLPLDVTDESTIEAAAASIGETHGSLNLLINATGILSIPNVIHPETTFSKVQKSSLLLAYEVNAVGPILVIKHMWPFLKAGGRSETGRGFSLVANMSARVGSIGDNGLGGWHSYRASKTALNQLTKTVSVELGKKDNIACILLHPGTVDTDLSRPFQKNVPKDKLFTREFSVQKLLSIIDNVKKSDNGKFFAWDGQEIPW, encoded by the exons atggcgacggcgaggacgctgGCGGCTGCTGcgggggcggcgagggcgttctcgtcgacggcgacatccggcggcggcgtgtccATGGTGCAGGGCGCGTCCCGCGGCATCGGGCTCGAGTTC GTGAGGCAGCTGCTGAAGAGGAGCGACGAGGGCCGCGTCGTCGCGACGTGTCGCGCGCCGGATTCAGCCGTGGAGCTTCAGAAGCTGAGGCAGGAGCACGAGCAGCGCCTCGCCGTGCTCCCGCTCGACGTCACCGACGAGAGCACCATAGAG GCAGCTGCGGCCTCGATAGGAGAGACCCATGGATCTCTGAACCTGCTGATCAATGCAACTGGGATCCTTTCAATTCCGAATGTGATACATCCAG AGACTACATTTAGCAAAGTTCAGAAGTCATCCCTGCTACTGGCATATGAAGTGAACGCTGTTGGCCCTATTTTAGTGATCAAG CATATGTGGCCATTCCTGAAGGCTGGAGGTCGCTCTGAGACCGGGAGAGGATTTTCATTGGTTGCAAACATGAGTGCCAGAGTCGGTTCAATAGGTGACAATGGCCTAGGAGGCTGGCATTCATATAGGGCTTCTAAAACAGCACTGAATCAAT TGACAAAGACTGTATCAGTTGAGCTGGGGAAGAAGGACAACATTGCCTGCATCCTGCTGCATCCAGGAACCGTGGACACTGACCTCTCACGCCCTTTTCAGAAGAATGTTCCCAAGGATAAGCTCTTCACAAGGGAGTTCTCTGTTCAGAAGCTACTGTCCATCATCGACAATGTCAAGAAGAGCGACAACGGCAAGTTCTTTGCTTGGGATGGACAAGAAATCCCATGGTGA
- the LOC127757687 gene encoding uncharacterized protein LOC127757687, with protein MITGGQSYVSAPPAFSADGRLLLACTGRTVSVFSASTGMLVSELEGHEGDVTAVVVAPPPVAAAAKLASYCWTAGLDGFLIYWDFAAAELVRKVQVGLPVHSMVIPNIARISRGAEIYTPFAFVSVEDTSKPSNEKLRGQLRIYDLTKGRQVGSLLAETRKPEMIVASSSGEFLGITNKRKLHVWRIPTKNFKPDKIRKIKLSHTKNLNTLAFHPSERIVASGDATGRILIWRGFGNAKFSGSDGTKSELDEDRGDVRGNGDADTCTTWHWHSSGVRFLKFSTDGAYLFSGGMEGVIVVWQLDTGKRRYKPRLGSPLLSFVDSPDSSIACVSCMNNQVHLLKMPNMEVMKSIAGIKLPISSPNLGGCYRDVYGFDYSNKLVAVPTEDYCIQFYDLFENTEVSEVQVCERNFQPVDDITMYISLVSLSIDGKFMCTVDVKLPEEELGGLVTLKFWNQGSRAGQYFLSTVIYEPHSDAGISAIAFRPGKNMAVSSSFGGNFKVWVQSMLSQPSDEKNQSGWRCQSVGSYKNKPMTAATFSSDGSVLAVAAENVVTLWDPDNNTLVGVIAEALSPITKLSFIGTSPFLMSLSQSSKPQVAMWNVPNLSMQWSYSLFAEAACCSSSRSEFAVLALLSCPDGETLAEQDGVILLFDAENPKPVSSWSVKKARGGSVAFLKGDSSLDANRKDRIDGEASSLVYVNGSHEYVIFDPRSNEELHIGKSAHKNIQTEEPGPIGYASIFGELPKLESKKDVPEILFIPSERPWETIFSGSTHVLPPLTKLCPAFLASLLEKRPVANE; from the exons atgatcaCCGGCGGCCAGAGCTACgtctccgcgccgccggccttcTCGGCCGACGGGCGTCTCCTCCTCGCCTGCACCGGCCGCACCGTCTCCGTCTTCAGCGCCTCCACCGGCATGCTG GTGTCGGAGCTGGAGGGGCACGAGGGGGACGtcacggcggtggtggtggcgccgccgccggtggcggcggcggcgaagctcgcGAGCTACTGCTGGACGGCGGGGCTTGACGGGTTTCTGATTTACTGGGacttcgcggcggcggagctggtgcGGAAGGTCCAGGTCGGCCTCCCCGTGCACTCCATG GTCATTCCTAACATAGCCAGAATATCGAGAGGAGCTGAAATTTACACGCCGTTTGCATTCGTCTCTGTTGAAGACACCAGTAAGCCATCTAATGAGAAATTGCGCGGGCAGTTGCGAATTTATGACTTAACCAAAGGGCGTCAAGTGGGTAGTCTTCTGGCTGAG ACCCGTAAACCGGAAATGATTGTTGCAAGTAGCTCTGGTGAATTTTTGGGTATTACAAATAAGAGAAAGCTCCATGTATGGAGGATACCAACAAAAAATTTCAAGCCCGACAAGATAAGGAAGATAAAGCTTAGCCACACAAAAAACTTGAACACACTGGCCTTCCATCCAAGTGAGAGAATTGTTGCTAGTGGTGATGCAACGGGGCGAATACTGATCTGGAGAGGTTTTGGAAATGCAAAGTTTTCTGGATCAGATGGCACAAAATCTGAACTAGATGAAGACAGGGGTGATGTGAGGGGTAATGGTGATGCAGATACTTGCACTACATGGCATTGGCATTCAAGCGGAGTGAGGTTTCTCAAATTTTCTACTGATGGAGCTTACTTGTTCTCAG GTGGTATGGAGGGAGTTATTGTTGTATGGCAACTAGATACTGGGAAGAGAAGATATAAACCACGTCTAGGGTCTCCTCTTTTGTCCTTTGTAGATTCTCCGGATTCTTCCATTGCCTGT GTGTCATGTATGAATAACCAAGTCCATCTTCTAAAAATGCCCAACATGGAGGTCATGAAATCTATTGCTGGAATTAAG CTACCTATATCTTCACCAAACCTGGGTGGTTGTTATCGAGATGTGTATGGATTTGATTACAGTAACAAACTTGTTGCTGTGCCAACAGAAGATTATTGCATACAGTTCTACGATTTATTTGAGAATACTGAAGTTTCAGAG GTGCAAGTTTGTGAGAGGAACTTTCAGCCTGTTGATGATATCACA ATGTACATTTCCTTAGTTTCATTGTCAATTGATGGTAAGTTTATGTGCACCGTTGATGTCAAGCTTCCTGAAGAAGAATTAGGTGGGCTTGTTACATTGAAATTTTGGAACCAAGGGTCTCGTGCTGGACAATATTTTTTGTCCACTGTCATTTATGAGCCGCACAG CGATGCTGGAATTTCTGCTATTGCTTTCCGCCCTGGAAAAAACATGGCTGTGAGCTCTTCATTTGGTGGCAACTTTAAG GTTTGGGTCCAAAGTATGCTTTCACAACCAagtgatgaaaaaaatcaatctgGTTGGAGATGCCAATCCGTCGGCTCATACAA GAATAAACCTATGACAGCCGCAACTTTCTCAAGCGATGGATCTGTTCTTGCGGTTGCAGCTGAGAATGTCGTCACATTGTGGGATCCTGATAATAACACACTTGTTGGTGTGATTGCAGAGGCACTATCG CCCATCACAAAACTTTCGTTCATTGGGACATCACCATTTTTGATGTCTCTATCTCAGAGCTCCAAACCACAGGTTGCCATGTGGAATGTTCCAAATCTTTCCATGCAATGGTCTTACAGCCTCTTTGCAGAAG CTGCGTGTTGCTCGTCAAGTAGAAGTGAGTTTGCAGTTCTTGCTCTTCTAAGCTGTCCTGATGGAGAAACACTGGCAGAGCAAGATGGGGTGATACTACTTTTCGATGCAGAAAATCCAAAGCCTGTTTCTTCCTGGTCAGTAAAGAAG GCAAGGGGAGGCAGCGTTGCTTTTTTGAAGGGTGATTCCTCTTTGGATGCAAACAGAAAAGACAGGATAGATGGAGAGGCATCATCGCTGGTTTATGTCAACGGTTCTCATGAGTATGTTATATTTGATCCCCGAAGCAATGAAGAATTGCATATTGGCAAGAGTGCACACAAAAATATTCAAACTGAGGAGCCTG GACCAATTGGTTATGCTTCTATTTTTGGAGAACTTCCGAAACTGGAGTCAAAGAAAGATGTTCCAGAAATTCTATTTATACCGTCAGAGAGACCTTGGGAGACTATATTCAGTGGATCAACTCATGTTCTTCCGCCTCTCACAAAGTTATGTCCTGCATTCTTGGCATCATTGCTTGAGAAGAGACCAGTTGCAAATGAGTGA